One Nicotiana tabacum cultivar K326 chromosome 23, ASM71507v2, whole genome shotgun sequence genomic window, ATTTCTTTAGCTCTGTACCTAGGTACCATGCCTACCTTTGCTAGTTGAATCCTTAATATCCATTTAGCTTCTTTTGAACCTATTCCAATACTCATTTGTCTTTTTCCTTATAAAAAAATACACATTTATCCTTTTAAGGCAAATTAAGGAGTCTTTACCTAGAGGTTCTTTACAATTTTCACCCACTGACAAATCTCTAATCAAAATATAAAGATTAGCCGGAAACTCGAGAGGGTCACCTTTGGAGAAGCTCTTGGCAAAATGGGGTCATTTTAGCACCCAACATTATGGCTTAGTGGTCAATAAAGTGGGTTGAGAAcctgaggtctcaggttcaaatcctaGCGGAGACAAAAACAGTAGGTGATTTTTTCCCAATctgtccaagccttggtggattGAGGTTCTTGGTACCTGTTGTTGGTGGGAGGTAGTAGGTATCatgtggaattagtcgaggtgtgcgaaagctggcccggacaccacaattataaaaaatatagggGCACTTTTAGCTAGCTGTGTTAGGGGAGAGTGGGTTGAAAAGGTTTAAGGCCTTTTTTTCAACCATCTTGTATGTTGTTTAAAACTTTTGTGCATCTGTTAGTATCTTCTATAATCTTCTGCTAAGTTGCTCCGACGCGATAGTTTAGGTgtcgcacccgtgtcgacacgacactagtatgaGTGTGGATATGGGATCCGTACGGGATTTGGCCtaacaattttgggtactttgaccacgacgAAAGAAAAAATTCGAGctgagatacaatttgattcacGAAGTCTGAACCAAAACTAggataaatttgaagaaaatagcacACAGCCACACCTTATCTAGGAAATTAATTTCtgacttatctacaacttgagaataaaaaagaaattcatACTTTACAAGCTATATGTAAGTATTCCACAAAAgttctcataatttagagatttttttttatttttttgaattatttttagccggatcTCTGCACCCGTATCCGTATCCATCCCTGGTATCCATATCCCCGAATCTTATAAAATTACATCTCAAAGGGTCCGATCTCTGATCCATACCCGTGTCGGATACCCGCACCCGTGTCCGAGCAATTTAGATCTTCTGGACTTTCTTTTTAGTTAGGCAGCTTTAAGAGAACTATGAATGGTACAATGTTTTATTGTTTTGTGATAGCGGGTGGGTACAAAGATAatggaaattcaaaaaaagaaagcaaaagagaaaagagaTGAGAAGATAATATACAAATATGATTGTTATAGGCAATAAATGGTGTCAGAAATCAACTACCTCATATTAGGGAATTCAAAGAAGCACCAGAACTGTTTGAAACCCCTCAAGAGGCAATGAAATCCTCGTGCAAGCTCCAATGAATGTTTTGTACAACAATGGCATACAACCATCACAATCTTACAAAAAAGAAGTATCAATCATCCAATTATCAAAGTTGTCTGAACTAAACCCTAAACATCCTATTTATTGTATAGGGTTATAATAGCTCCCAAGCAAATACTTAAAATGTCCCTCAAGCTAAGACTTTGCATTGACTAGTTGGGATGGATGGATTAATATGATGTACTTATACTGGTTAGGTATGATTTTTGTGGGAtaaacatttaaaaatatcagaTTGGAGTTATGGGCTACAAAGTTGAAATTTGAATAGAAGATGATCAAGAGTAAATAATGTTCTTTGAAAACGTTAATGACACGCGTCACTGCCTTATTGGGGCATGACATTACACATAGCGTGTTAGACATACTTTGGAAAGGTTTGGTGTGTAAGGAGTTGCCTGTGTTGGGGGTGTGTCAAAGGGATTTGGCTTCAAGGTTAGAGGGTTAACTATTTATATTCtgccaaatataaataaaaactatTAGAAGTTCTCTACAGCCTCAACCTAATTATTTTGTTTGCTGGTTATTTTACCTTCATTCATATATGAGTAATTATTGAAAATCGGTTGAAGGTTCTGAGGCATATTAATAGAAGCTTCATTTCGTGATGTGTTGTCAGCAAAGGATGCTTGGTCGTTTTTTTTATGTTGTTGGCATTATGCTTGTGCATTTGATATATTTCTTTTGTAGTGGTTCAATTGTGTTTTCTTTGGTTCACTTTGATGTTTTTCAAGATTTTACTTGGGGATAATTTTGATTTAGCACTAGTATTGTTGTCGCATCTTTGCATTGGTGCTTTTATATGGTAATCTTCCCACTTTATTCCATAATATACCATAGATGAAACTGTCACAATGAGGATGTTATTTCCTGGTAAAATCAAATTCCAGACATCAAAAAATAGTCTTGATACACTTTGAGACAAAGTTAACTTGGAGCCAAATGTTGATCTGCCACATTGCAAAGTTTCTTGTGAATTTGATAACAATCAGTAAACAATGATTACACTATATAATCTCACTTGatgaagaaaatgaatatgatcaACCAAGTGGCAAACATTTTGCTTGAAGTTTAGCTCACATTCCAATTTATAAGTACAACCACAATACTTATCCCAAAAAGATACAACCACAAACATTTGGCTTTCAAAGTTTAGTTTCTTGGAAAGTTTGAATGGCTTAAGGAGGAAAATCTTTTAATATATACTCCATGAATTTCATTGTTAATCGTTTGACTAACTTATATGCTGTCCAGGGATATACAGATGGATTACAATGACAATGATTATCAGAGTCATTTAACTGGTGAAGACAGCTCCAAAGTTTCCTCTGTTTTGCATCCCTATGCGCTTCCCAAATTTGATTTTGACGATAGTCTTCAGGGGCATTTAAGATTTGACAGCTTAGTTGAAAACGAGGTTTTTCTTGGTATCCCCACTCAGGAAGACAACCAGTGGATAGAGGATTTTTCTCGGGGAAGTagtggaatagagttcagttcaAGTGCTGCAGATTCTTGCTCCATACCAAGGCGTAATAATGTCTGGTCTGAGGCAACATCAACAGAATCTGTTGAAATGTTATTGAAATCGGTTGGGCAGGAAGAAATGGTTCCAGGGGACACTATTATTGAAGAGTCAGATGCTGGAAATGAATTGGGTTGCTTAATCCATCCAGTGGAATCTAATTTGAAGTTGGATGATAAAAGAGACGATATTAAAGAGTCCAGCTCAGCAGCGCCAGCAGATGAGTCGGTTGAGTTTACTGTTACATTTTCCAAGTGTGAGAGAACAGAGAGAGAAGGTAAACATATTGCATGCGCTGCGGAAATGCAGGCGTTGGAACGTATTGCCGATAGATGTTCTGACATTACTGGTGAGAGATGTTCTGGAGTTACTGCTGAGGAAAAGTCACAGACTGAAATAAAAAGCATTGATGAGAATCTAGGGGAAGCTAAAACTTCACAAGATGAATTTCTACCTGATAAATCTGATAGACATCCATCTGTTCCTGTAATTCAAAGTGCAATTAACGAGTGCATAACAGATGCTCGTCCTGTGAGTGTGGAGATTTTGGATAGTCAGCATAATTTAACCAGCTGTCATAGTGGAAATACAAGTGGTTTACCAAGTGAACATCACAAACCAGAGGAGAAACAAATTTCTGTGAGTAAAGAGAAGAGTATGGGTGATGAAAAGCTGTGTGGAAGTGGCGTTGAAAGTGAAACTTGTACCTCTAATGCCAGTCCTCTCTCTCTCGCTGCTTCAGAACTGGAAGTAGTAAAAGAGCTTCCAACTGATACCAGGATGATTAAATTACAGGAATCTTGCGTGCAAAGGAACGAATGCAGTCTTACTGCTGATGGGTGCAAAGAAGATGCTTCTTCTGTTGAACCTCCTGAGATCTGCGGATTGGTGACGGTTTCCTCAAAAGCCTCGGAAGATAAGGTACAGGCTGAAGGTAATAGCATACTCTGTGAGGATGAGGAGGCATCTATTAGTCAGCATTTAGATTCAAGAGACACCGAGGACCAAGAAAATGGCTCCAAGGGTCAGATGGAGGTCTCTGCTATGCAGATATCAGATGGACTGAATACTTGCACTGAGAAAGAGGAGAATATTCTTGAAAGTCATATCCCACTTAATCTTGGTATGTCAGAGGCATGCACAATATCAGAGCTCTCCGAGCTGTCAAAGCCGAATAATGGTAACGGTAATTGTACTTATTCTCTGGAAGGTCCGAGTAATATACAAGAGGCATCTATTTCTGCTCAACTTATTGTGGAGAGGCCAGTACCTGAGAATTTAGAAACTGGAAATGATGCTGATAGGGTCTCCAAGGGGGATGCATGTGCTGGAGACCGCGTCTCCTCGTCTGTGCCTGTTGGATCGATGGACATATGTGGAGAAAGCGTCCCTTGTGTGGTTGATGTTGATACTACTAATGAGGGTGTCTCTAGCGGTAAGGAAAAGGAAGAAGTGCTGCCAGTAGAAAATGAGACAGAGAGATCATGTGAGCGTGACCATGGGGTTAGATCCTCCTCTGTGGGTGAAGAACCTGAAAAAATCTCTGACCAAGGTCATGGATCACAACTTGAATCTTCCACATTGATTAAACAAGGTATTATTTTCTATTTCTCATTTTAGTGCTTAAATATTGTGGACCGCCAAATGTGTTTTAGAAATTTAGCCTGTTATTATTTTTTGCTACTTCTTACTGGTACTTGGTGTGACTGCAGCATCAAATGCTGGGTTTGAAGGTAGGAGCTTAATCTCAGGTGGCACACCAGTGAGTATTCCGAGTGTTCCGTTGCCTTCTGGTAGTGGCACTATTGCAACTGAGATAGTTAATCAGGATGAAAAGCTGAAGCCAGTATCAGTTTTGATGGGTTCAGAGCATTTGGCAGAAAAGGAGGAAATGGAAGTTGTTCCCAGTGTAGAAGCAGAAGTGCCAACACTTAAGGAGTCTACTGCAGGCCGTCCAGGTCCCCTTTCCGCTGATGAAAAAGATGCATCTGGTGACTGTCATATGGAAATAGCACCTGTGATTGTTGATCAGAACATTTCTATTCAGGGTAATCCCGACACAGCAAGCCACGTTGAGCAAGCAGCAATTGCTGAAGCAAATAGCGAGTGCTGTAGGCATTTTGAAGCATGTGCAATGAATAGTGGTTCAACCATCAAAAAGGGTGATGATGCTGAGGCAGCGGCTCTTGCAAGGAATCAGGATATAATTGTAGAAACAGTGGAATTGGGAAAAGTTGGAGGTTGGTCTTTTATTTCCGGCACTCGTATAATTATATCTATGATTTGTTGGTTGCTCAGTCATTATCATTTATTCTTGGAAAATGGCCTTATTTAGGTATACAGTATACTTGTCTCCACCTTCCCTTTGCTCCCTCTCGACTGTGgtaatttaatatataaattttgttttaaattttctcAGTTGTATCTAGTTGTATCTACCACAACATCTGGTTGTTGTTTGCTAATGAACTATTTACAAACTAGTTTTCTTTCTCATTTCATTGTGAGAGAACTTGTTGTTGGTGAACATTTTGGACTTCTATGTTGACtatcagtgttgtcaaaggcgcgcttaaagcgtGCTTAAGCCCTGAGGCGAGGCACAATATATGCTGAGCGCTTAGAGAGTGCTTCGCCTCGCTTAGAGAGCACTTCAACACCatcatcaaggctctaaggcatacttttccttACCAATGAGCGTCATCCTAAGGAGGGgacactaaacaattgatatttcattttatcGTAATTtgttttcaatttctttgtccatatatctATTAgtcatgcttataattattagtcttggactactAATACATAATTGTATTTTTCCCTCCACTCGCACCTTTCTTCATTAAAGTCCACGTTTTATTTGCACTTTGCGCTTAAAGACCCAacggaccttagagcttttttgcgcttttcgcctttgataacactgttAACTACTGAAGAGTTGTCTTTGTGAACTGAAAAACATGACATAAGCAGTGGTgtttgcatttcattgaatgctTTGTGGCCTTATGAGATCCCCATTTATTATGTACCGCAGATGGGTATAATACTAATTGGTCTCAGTGTCCATCATCTTTTGAAGTCGATGGCGTCATAAAAACTCTTAGTGAACATGGGCGATTTGTAGGTTACTTGTTGCTGTTTTATCTTTATTTGCATATTGGGATGTCAAGTTATGCATACTTATATTCTTCTGCTTTTTCTTTTGTGCTTTATGACCTGTTCATTCTCTCTTTAGAACCAATTGTATTACTTGTTCAGTGGTCAACTGATTGACAGATTGAATTGTCTTACTGTGTCAGTTATCTATGCCAAATggaagaatttaaacatgatcaTAGGGCCTTATGAACTCAAAGATAACTtggattctctctctctctttctccctcCCCGTTCCATTTTACCAAGTACCTATTATATGACATTATGAGAATAACTTCACAATTAtgagtttatttttaaaaaaaaacggaTAGAAGAAGAAAAGGGCTTTGGACTCATTTGAAATTTTAGAATCTCTCTTGGTCGGGAAGGGCTGATAATAGATAATGGTTTAGATAGAAACCTGCAATAAGGATCATTGCCCGGGTGGAGTGCAATATATAGCTTCGGGTTCCTTGAAAAATTCTAAATGAGAATTGAAAAGATTGGTAGCATTCGACGCCTGTTATTTTCCGCGAAAGACCTTTTTTACAAACAAAAGGAGTTTTGAAATGATTTAGTTGCCTTTGCAGTTCAGGAAAGTTCTGACGTAATTGGAGGATCTAAACATGATTCTGCTGCTCTCGTAAGTTGTTCTGCTCTTTCACCAAGTGAAAAGAAAACGGCAGAGATTAGAAGTAGTGCTGTAGTTGAGAATGTTGCTCCCCTTGCTGATACAATTGAAATTGGTGGTAAAGCGCAGTCCACCTCCATAAGTTCAGGAGAAAATACTTCCACTAAAGCAGATAGGAGCTTTACTTTTGATGTAAGTCCATTGGTTGTTAATGCTAAGGGAGAAGCGGACAAATCAATCACCAGTACTCAAGCTTCCCAACTAACTGAGGTCTGCATTGTCTTCTACAAtcgtattattttattttgtattatgCTTCTTATAGCTCCTTAATCTGTTCTGACTATCTCAGTATGAATTACAGTTGAAGGCTGGGGATGGACTGCTTTTGACATCTGGCAGCAAACAAATTGATACTAAGATTGTGCAAGAAATTTCTCTTGTAAGTCCTCTAATAACTGACAAAGCGGCTCAGTCTGGAGGTGCTAAGGGTGAGCGCAAGGCAAGACGTGGCTCGAGTAAATCAAGTAAAGAAAACCCTAAGAAGGGAAACCAAGTGAAGGAAATAAACTCATTGAAGCAGTCGGATAGAAGAGACAAATCATGTGCTCTGTTTAGCCCTTCTGTTGCTGCGCAGAAATTGCAAATTGAAGCTGGAAACAATGAGCGCAATATTACAAAGTCCAATGGGGCTGTTTCCTTTCCGTCTTCAAGTTTACCGGATTTAAACACTTCATCTACTGCATCTGTATTGTTTCATCAGCCTTTCACAGATCTGCAACAAGTGCAACTGCGAGCTCAAATTTTTGTTTATGGGTCTCTGATGTGAGTCCTATATGCCACGTTCTTAATTTATATGCATATGTGCTGGTAGCTATCCACTATAAAATAAGACCATGTAGTGTAAGCACAAAAATTGCCCTAGAGCATGTTTGGATTTAGGTATGACTTCATATGGCAGGTGGGTAGGAAtgcttgtttcttcttttttgatGATGGGAATTAGCAACAAAACTTTCAAACCACCTACTACTTTCCCACACCAGTACTGCatataaagaaaattataaaggaaataagaaaaaggagaGAGTAGACTTTCGAATTGACAGGATAGATTTTAAGgtaagaaaagaaagacaaagagAAGAGTTATTTAGATTGATAGGATAGACTTGGAGatgatattttttttcttccagTTTCGTTCAAGTATATAGTTTTTAGTTCAAGGAAAGGAAAGAACAGCTACTATTTTGGTGGGTGTCCAATTGGTCTGATTATTTGATGTTGCTAGACCAACTCACTAGGAATGCATACTGGAAGGATTATGGAATAGCCTGCCAATCTAACATGTATATGATGTATATGTTTAATTTCATTGTTTCCAATGGTTGCTGCAGACAAGGTGCTGCACCGGATGAGGCTTGCATGATTTCAGCTTTTGGGACATCTGGTTGGTTTGTCTGCTTGTGTTAGttatattttcatgttttactttcttttctaaAACTTGGACATGTGATTTGTTACCTGAGGCTCTGCAGATGGAGGGAGAGGTCTGTGGGACCCTGCTTGGCGTGCGTGTGTTGACAGGATTCGTGGACAGAGATCTCACACTGGAAACAATGAAACTCCGTCTCATCCACGTTCAGGTAGAGAACATCTCTATTTTTTTCCCCTTCATGTTATGCTGCTACTGATTTTACTTTAGAAATGAGAAATGCAGGTCCCAG contains:
- the LOC107770417 gene encoding protein SWOLLEN 1 isoform X1, producing MDYNDNDYQSHLTGEDSSKVSSVLHPYALPKFDFDDSLQGHLRFDSLVENEVFLGIPTQEDNQWIEDFSRGSSGIEFSSSAADSCSIPRRNNVWSEATSTESVEMLLKSVGQEEMVPGDTIIEESDAGNELGCLIHPVESNLKLDDKRDDIKESSSAAPADESVEFTVTFSKCERTEREGKHIACAAEMQALERIADRCSDITGERCSGVTAEEKSQTEIKSIDENLGEAKTSQDEFLPDKSDRHPSVPVIQSAINECITDARPVSVEILDSQHNLTSCHSGNTSGLPSEHHKPEEKQISVSKEKSMGDEKLCGSGVESETCTSNASPLSLAASELEVVKELPTDTRMIKLQESCVQRNECSLTADGCKEDASSVEPPEICGLVTVSSKASEDKVQAEGNSILCEDEEASISQHLDSRDTEDQENGSKGQMEVSAMQISDGLNTCTEKEENILESHIPLNLGMSEACTISELSELSKPNNGNGNCTYSLEGPSNIQEASISAQLIVERPVPENLETGNDADRVSKGDACAGDRVSSSVPVGSMDICGESVPCVVDVDTTNEGVSSGKEKEEVLPVENETERSCERDHGVRSSSVGEEPEKISDQGHGSQLESSTLIKQASNAGFEGRSLISGGTPVSIPSVPLPSGSGTIATEIVNQDEKLKPVSVLMGSEHLAEKEEMEVVPSVEAEVPTLKESTAGRPGPLSADEKDASGDCHMEIAPVIVDQNISIQGNPDTASHVEQAAIAEANSECCRHFEACAMNSGSTIKKGDDAEAAALARNQDIIVETVELGKVGVQESSDVIGGSKHDSAALVSCSALSPSEKKTAEIRSSAVVENVAPLADTIEIGGKAQSTSISSGENTSTKADRSFTFDVSPLVVNAKGEADKSITSTQASQLTELKAGDGLLLTSGSKQIDTKIVQEISLVSPLITDKAAQSGGAKGERKARRGSSKSSKENPKKGNQVKEINSLKQSDRRDKSCALFSPSVAAQKLQIEAGNNERNITKSNGAVSFPSSSLPDLNTSSTASVLFHQPFTDLQQVQLRAQIFVYGSLIQGAAPDEACMISAFGTSGSADGGRGLWDPAWRACVDRIRGQRSHTGNNETPSHPRSEMRNAGPRTPDQANKQVMHQNKVTTPAAGRASGKAINSHVVSPIIPLSSPLWNIPTPSCDGLPSSGMARGAVIDYKALSPMHPYQTPPVRNFVGHTASWLPQAPFPGSWVASPQTSAFPALPVTEPVKLTPVKESSLSISAGTKHATPVSVAHAGESGILAGASPHDDKKASVLPADQKSRKRKKASGTEDRAHKSLRGTFSESVPAPAASTQLSSKAPASDNFGQSSSVAVAPLVAQSQTGPASAPILGHFSTSVVIAPPSSSARINNSDIPIISTPSSTDLSKRELLGKKALTSEYLGKVEESKVQAEEAAASAASAVSHCQDVWSQLDKQKNTVLVADVEAKLTSAAAAVAAAASVAKAAAAAAKIASNAAMQAKLMADEALIACGVSNPDQTNAVSFPNMNNLESATPASILKGREVSNSSGSIIFAAREAARRRIDAASAASKNAENWDAIVKAAELAAEAVSHAGKIVAMVDPLPLNQLVAAGPDNYWKVSQAPSGHGGKAKKVNGDESGISVVQKIPGIFSKRSEGPSDEDTIPACEPTGVSGNMAEDNVRNEEVIQTPVTGVEKDVRGAKGHSMPEMSKAAGLDPESLNDFRLASDDVQACGDAASSKMQEGSLVEVFKDSDDGKRAWYSAKVLTLKNGKALVCYTDHQSDEGLEQLKDWVPLDADCDETPRIRPAHPVTALQGAKKRRRAAVKEYTWYVGDRVDAWIDYRWREGVIAEKNKRDETTFSVNFPAYGDTAVVRAWHLRPTLVWKDGEWVEWSRSRHDFLSQGDTPKEKRIKLGNPASEDTGNDSLSEKMVPLVPMTNEPATLLPLSVNEKTFNIGSNKNDNKPNTLRTMRSGLQKEGSKVFGVPKPGKKRKFMEVSKHYVSDSATKSDAAHGSAKFTKYLMPRATGAGGWKNSSRIDPKEKQVTETRQKPPKPNKLPSSNRNLKDYSITSAGDASGAVGDAVKYNKSEAQQPNVVSSVANAEGRAEGPMKISSEALPANIAKKASASSYRGEGMKKKIPVSSMKSSNVEVKDKLIHEVNEPRRSNRRIQPTSRLLEGLQSSLIISKLPSISHDKGNRSHSRGASR
- the LOC107770417 gene encoding protein SWOLLEN 1 isoform X3 encodes the protein MDYNDNDYQSHLTGEDSSKVSSVLHPYALPKFDFDDSLQGHLRFDSLVENEVFLGIPTQEDNQWIEDFSRGSSGIEFSSSAADSCSIPRRNNVWSEATSTESVEMLLKSVGQEEMVPGDTIIEESDAGNELGCLIHPVESNLKLDDKRDDIKESSSAAPADESVEFTVTFSKCERTEREGKHIACAAEMQALERIADRCSDITGERCSGVTAEEKSQTEIKSIDENLGEAKTSQDEFLPDKSDRHPSVPVIQSAINECITDARPVSVEILDSQHNLTSCHSGNTSGLPSEHHKPEEKQISVSKEKSMGDEKLCGSGVESETCTSNASPLSLAASELEVVKELPTDTRMIKLQESCVQRNECSLTADGCKEDASSVEPPEICGLVTVSSKASEDKVQAEGNSILCEDEEASISQHLDSRDTEDQENGSKGQMEVSAMQISDGLNTCTEKEENILESHIPLNLGMSEACTISELSELSKPNNGNGNCTYSLEGPSNIQEASISAQLIVERPVPENLETGNDADRVSKGDACAGDRVSSSVPVGSMDICGESVPCVVDVDTTNEGVSSGKEKEEVLPVENETERSCERDHGVRSSSVGEEPEKISDQGHGSQLESSTLIKQASNAGFEGRSLISGGTPVSIPSVPLPSGSGTIATEIVNQDEKLKPVSVLMGSEHLAEKEEMEVVPSVEAEVPTLKESTAGRPGPLSADEKDASGDCHMEIAPVIVDQNISIQGNPDTASHVEQAAIAEANSECCRHFEACAMNSGSTIKKGDDAEAAALARNQDIIVETVELGKVGVQESSDVIGGSKHDSAALVSCSALSPSEKKTAEIRSSAVVENVAPLADTIEIGGKAQSTSISSGENTSTKADRSFTFDVSPLVVNAKGEADKSITSTQASQLTELKAGDGLLLTSGSKQIDTKIVQEISLVSPLITDKAAQSGGAKGERKARRGSSKSSKENPKKGNQVKEINSLKQSDRRDKSCALFSPSVAAQKLQIEAGNNERNITKSNGAVSFPSSSLPDLNTSSTASVLFHQPFTDLQQVQLRAQIFVYGSLIQGAAPDEACMISAFGTSGSADGGRGLWDPAWRACVDRIRGQRSHTGNNETPSHPRSGPRTPDQANKQVMHQNKVTTPAAGRASGKAINSHVVSPIIPLSSPLWNIPTPSCDGLPSSGMARGAVIDYKALSPMHPYQTPPVRNFVGHTASWLPQAPFPGSWVASPQTSAFPALPVTEPVKLTPVKESSLSISAGTKHATPVSVAHAGESGILAGASPHDDKKASVLPADQKSRKRKKASGTEDRAHKSLRGTFSESVPAPAASTQLSSKAPASDNFGQSSSVAVAPLVAQSQTGPASAPILGHFSTSVVIAPPSSSARINNSDIPIISTPSSTDLSKRELLGKKALTSEYLGKVEESKVQAEEAAASAASAVSHCQDVWSQLDKQKNTVLVADVEAKLTSAAAAVAAAASVAKAAAAAAKIASNAAMQAKLMADEALIACGVSNPDQTNAVSFPNMNNLESATPASILKGREVSNSSGSIIFAAREAARRRIDAASAASKNAENWDAIVKAAELAAEAVSHAGKIVAMVDPLPLNQLVAAGPDNYWKVSQAPSGHGGKAKKVNGDESGISVVQKIPGIFSKRSEGPSDEDTIPACEPTGVSGNMAEDNVRNEEVIQTPVTGVEKDVRGAKGHSMPEMSKAAGLDPESLNDFRLASDDVQACGDAASSKMQEGSLVEVFKDSDDGKRAWYSAKVLTLKNGKALVCYTDHQSDEGLEQLKDWVPLDADCDETPRIRPAHPVTALQGAKKRRRAAVKEYTWYVGDRVDAWIDYRWREGVIAEKNKRDETTFSVNFPAYGDTAVVRAWHLRPTLVWKDGEWVEWSRSRHDFLSQGDTPKEKRIKLGNPASEDTGNDSLSEKMVPLVPMTNEPATLLPLSVNEKTFNIGSNKNDNKPNTLRTMRSGLQKEGSKVFGVPKPGKKRKFMEVSKHYVSDSATKSDAAHGSAKFTKYLMPRATGAGGWKNSSRIDPKEKQVTETRQKPPKPNKLPSSNRNLKDYSITSAGDASGAVGDAVKYNKSEAQQPNVVSSVANAEGRAEGPMKISSEALPANIAKKASASSYRGEGMKKKIPVSSMKSSNVEVKDKLIHEVNEPRRSNRRIQPTSRLLEGLQSSLIISKLPSISHDKGNRSHSRGASR
- the LOC107770417 gene encoding protein SWOLLEN 1 isoform X5, with the translated sequence MDYNDNDYQSHLTGEDSSKVSSVLHPYALPKFDFDDSLQGHLRFDSLVENEVFLGIPTQEDNQWIEDFSRGSSGIEFSSSAADSCSIPRRNNVWSEATSTESVEMLLKSVGQEEMVPGDTIIEESDAGNELGCLIHPVESNLKLDDKRDDIKESSSAAPADESVEFTVTFSKCERTEREGKHIACAAEMQALERIADRCSDITGERCSGVTAEEKSQTEIKSIDENLGEAKTSQDEFLPDKSDRHPSVPVIQSAINECITDARPVSVEILDSQHNLTSCHSGNTSGLPSEHHKPEEKQISVSKEKSMGDEKLCGSGVESETCTSNASPLSLAASELEVVKELPTDTRMIKLQESCVQRNECSLTADGCKEDASSVEPPEICGLVTVSSKASEDKVQAEGNSILCEDEEASISQHLDSRDTEDQENGSKGQMEVSAMQISDGLNTCTEKEENILESHIPLNLGMSEACTISELSELSKPNNGNGNCTYSLEGPSNIQEASISAQLIVERPVPENLETGNDADRVSKGDACAGDRVSSSVPVGSMDICGESVPCVVDVDTTNEGVSSGKEKEEVLPVENETERSCERDHGVRSSSVGEEPEKISDQGHGSQLESSTLIKQASNAGFEGRSLISGGTPVSIPSVPLPSGSGTIATEIVNQDEKLKPVSVLMGSEHLAEKEEMEVVPSVEAEVPTLKESTAGRPGPLSADEKDASGDCHMEIAPVIVDQNISIQGNPDTASHVEQAAIAEANSECCRHFEACAMNSGSTIKKGDDAEAAALARNQDIIVETVELGKVGVQESSDVIGGSKHDSAALSTSISSGENTSTKADRSFTFDVSPLVVNAKGEADKSITSTQASQLTELKAGDGLLLTSGSKQIDTKIVQEISLVSPLITDKAAQSGGAKGERKARRGSSKSSKENPKKGNQVKEINSLKQSDRRDKSCALFSPSVAAQKLQIEAGNNERNITKSNGAVSFPSSSLPDLNTSSTASVLFHQPFTDLQQVQLRAQIFVYGSLIQGAAPDEACMISAFGTSGSADGGRGLWDPAWRACVDRIRGQRSHTGNNETPSHPRSEMRNAGPRTPDQANKQVMHQNKVTTPAAGRASGKAINSHVVSPIIPLSSPLWNIPTPSCDGLPSSGMARGAVIDYKALSPMHPYQTPPVRNFVGHTASWLPQAPFPGSWVASPQTSAFPALPVTEPVKLTPVKESSLSISAGTKHATPVSVAHAGESGILAGASPHDDKKASVLPADQKSRKRKKASGTEDRAHKSLRGTFSESVPAPAASTQLSSKAPASDNFGQSSSVAVAPLVAQSQTGPASAPILGHFSTSVVIAPPSSSARINNSDIPIISTPSSTDLSKRELLGKKALTSEYLGKVEESKVQAEEAAASAASAVSHCQDVWSQLDKQKNTVLVADVEAKLTSAAAAVAAAASVAKAAAAAAKIASNAAMQAKLMADEALIACGVSNPDQTNAVSFPNMNNLESATPASILKGREVSNSSGSIIFAAREAARRRIDAASAASKNAENWDAIVKAAELAAEAVSHAGKIVAMVDPLPLNQLVAAGPDNYWKVSQAPSGHGGKAKKVNGDESGISVVQKIPGIFSKRSEGPSDEDTIPACEPTGVSGNMAEDNVRNEEVIQTPVTGVEKDVRGAKGHSMPEMSKAAGLDPESLNDFRLASDDVQACGDAASSKMQEGSLVEVFKDSDDGKRAWYSAKVLTLKNGKALVCYTDHQSDEGLEQLKDWVPLDADCDETPRIRPAHPVTALQGAKKRRRAAVKEYTWYVGDRVDAWIDYRWREGVIAEKNKRDETTFSVNFPAYGDTAVVRAWHLRPTLVWKDGEWVEWSRSRHDFLSQGDTPKEKRIKLGNPASEDTGNDSLSEKMVPLVPMTNEPATLLPLSVNEKTFNIGSNKNDNKPNTLRTMRSGLQKEGSKVFGVPKPGKKRKFMEVSKHYVSDSATKSDAAHGSAKFTKYLMPRATGAGGWKNSSRIDPKEKQVTETRQKPPKPNKLPSSNRNLKDYSITSAGDASGAVGDAVKYNKSEAQQPNVVSSVANAEGRAEGPMKISSEALPANIAKKASASSYRGEGMKKKIPVSSMKSSNVEVKDKLIHEVNEPRRSNRRIQPTSRLLEGLQSSLIISKLPSISHDKGNRSHSRGASR